CAGGCGACCATCGCTGGCAGCTCCTAGACCAGTGCCCGGAACATAACCCATTGACAACATAATCTTGGACCCCATGCCCTGtcgaaaaatacatttgaattattCAAAGTACATAGAATTAGAGTGAGAGTCCTGATTGTCTTTTCACTATTTAATTTAGGATGAATGAAGAGTCTAAAGATAGAGAATCAAAGATCACTCCTGACACTTAACTCTGTGTCACTTATTACACAGGAATACAGCATATTGATGTTTTGCATTAAAATAAGTGATTAATATGCACCCAGAAAAGCTTACATAAATGTCTTCCATCTTTAGTttcttactttattaaattaatatagacaGTCTTAAAATGactttcaaaatatacatatagtatatattgagggtaaaataattaataaactaaaaaccaCATAACATACAATATATGATCAATGATCACATGGGAAAAGACTACAAGTTGTAAcattcatttcatattataaataataaagaaagaatTGGAGGAACTATAGCGAGGCAAAGGCATgtacaaaatcaattaaaactgattattacaatatacagattttcttatcatttattaatcttGAAGTTAAAAGGTCAcagacattaatttattaatcaaaatcttGTAAAACCTCAATTAATAATGAtgtgaatttaatatgaatatatttatcatctactccaagtttaattattaaaattctataaagATTAAGCATATGTACATTTTActacatacttaaataaaagagCTCAATGagcaaattgaaaaaaaaggtatattaaCAGAGCTCTATCATGTATCATTTTGTTGAATGAATCAAATGAACTCAACCATTAGAAAGTTATATGTGAATGTCAAAAGTGAAAGTCATAGTTTAAACAGAGAGCATACAAGTTTTAAAATGTGCTGCTTCTTttgtaactaaattttattaagtcttttggcataataattatatatacaatggtTTATAtcgtgtaatataaaaaaaatatttaattcataaattcatataaataacaagtttttataattttaaattgaaacatctTTGTTTTTGTTATCCATAGTTAAaaacctttaaatttaaataatacttaatagttaaaatgtaatacataCTCACTCTAGTATATTGCTCCCAACCGCCCATCGCAGGAGCGTTATTCTGTAAGCtcttttctattattaaagCTTTATTATCACAATCCACTCGCATTGTCTTGCTCTCCGGATACTCAGTATCACTCAAACTATCATCTGAATCTGTGTCTTCATCACCATCAACTAAAATAATGTAgaccattatatttaaaataatcaaaagaaatttgtaatgtttttatattttaaaggatttGCTTAGATTTTTGtgtgataataaattatatttttgtttaaaatctgCTTAGTTgtcacaaataataaatatttatttaatttttactgatataacattatatttgaaaatctaATATTACCAAGTGAAATAAGAACTCACTACTAAGTGGAAATATTTCTTCAAACATTACATGATGCTCATCTGACATTGTTTTTCTCTTCTCTCCTGTTTTCACACCATGTTCCAATTTCACTACACAAGATTTTTTCTCTATATCTACACCTTTGACTATTGCTATATGCCATAGATGGTATTTCTCTGTTGATTTTTTTGCTGTACTCATGTCCTGTAACACACAATTACCAGAATTACTAGGCATATGAAGTCTTTTTATAGGGAAAGGAGGAAATGTATTGCATAAGATTGTGTGCAATTACAAGCATACTCTGTAACTAAATTCATAGGACTACAACTTCATTCTCACTGGAGGTCATgcaaaaaactaattaatttttctgCTTTTGAGATAAAGGAGTGTAATAGCGGTAATTTTGGAAATCAGAGCTTTACTACGAAATCTTTaagataaaacataataacattttatttgctcAACATTTGAACTCAGGACCTTGAGTTCTGCAACTTTTAAGTTAATCTAATTAGACTAAGCTTAACATaaacttacaataatatattgaagtaaatccctttttttgtaattacaatttaaattacaataaaatttataaataattacctcATCGTCTGGTGGTTTCAACTTTAATAGAATTCTGCTACCTATTTTAACACTATTATAATTAGGTTCTATAGCCTCTTTTAAATCTGACAATTTTACTACAGCACCATGAGAATATCTGAAAAAGAAGAACAGTTTTTACAAGCATATTACTATCTAGACAAATCCATATAGATATTTGTTGAAATGAGACAATGTTGGTATTAATATCATGAACAAGTAACAGGTTTCATTCTgtagtaagtatatattaaaaaagctcatttaaaatttatgttcatgttaatattacaatttaagaaactagctaccaatttcaaataaaatattcaaaagcaAGTTTTAATTTGCTTATAATAGCTTGTTGTCATTAGCGCCAAATGCATGTATATTTCCTCAATGAAATTGCGGCCACtggcttaaaattaaattgcaagaATTCACCAAAACCTAATAAGCAgagtaattagtaaaaaaagtgTTAccgttttaaaaacatatttttaaagacaataaatatatcaaaactcaCCTACATTGATCATCACTGAACTTGCAATCACCATTTAAGTAGAAAGGACAAGGCAACATTTCTGCATGTGTGGGGTGTGTGAACAATACTTTCacctatataattaattttattatcattaatataatgtgttgtttactattataaataacattatcatCCAGACCtctattataaagaaattagtTAGGaacttattttcaattaaaatgacataagtTTTTAAGTTAACCAATTATCAAGCTTGTTATATTAAGGGCAtgcttcattttttttattttttttttttttctgctgACCAGCtagattttatatgttataggtttaaaaaatgattatgttGGTCATCAAACAATAGAATATTTGGCTTATGAAAATTTGATGTAACTAGACTCACACATGTAATCAATaggtaattaaattagttatatatatatgccatTTAGACAgaccaattaaatttatttggctcaaaaaattttaaatattttgttaaatgtttgaATGATAACCAGAATATCATCTGAATTAAaaagaaggttttttttttattcaattcatatAATTTGCAATTTGGTTTATAATACACACCTGAAGGTCATTAAATTGATCATCATCTTGCCGAGGAACTACGGAGCTCACCATTGCATTATGCAGACTGGGTTTCCCACCCCATGTATGTGTGTGATAAACAGCACATTTCATTCCAAGAAGAGAAGACAATTCATCCTTGAATAAAAGAAATAcacattacattattaatatttgcataGGGATTTGTGTCTATTAATATTATCCTTCCTACATGATTAAATCCTGTATATATTCTGTATTCAATCATTTTGATTGAATGCTCAAAATAAACAGAATTATCAACAAATACttgttgtatgtatgtactgaTGTATGATTATCTTTATaacaattactataaatacagtggacatttaattattctaaaaatgtAAATCATCAGTAAGTGGCCTATCACCACTtgcaatgttttcttttagtaGGTCACCTACCGAAAGATAACAGTGCAATGAAGGtatctgaaattaatttataagagtTATATGgaactacaattattattgttgtgtttataaatttggTGTTCCTAATATTTGAGCAATCTATTTGATTAAAAAGTTTCACACTGCCACTAAGccagtacataaataaatatttatttaacatctgaaataacttaatatagtattccacttttaaattgtatatttttcaatttattgtgAGTTAATTGTTCATAGGTATTAAACAATATCATACCTCTATATCACTATTACTGTCAGTACTTTCATTTTGACCACTGTTTTCAGGCTTATCCTGTGAATCTTTATTCTCTTCATAAGCTCCAGTTTCAGCCATTTCTttctaaaaatgtaaaaaacaaaaataataacaatatagaaccaatattactttgttatttgtaatgttttcaaACCATAAATAAAGCGTATTCATCATCCAGTCCATTTGTATTGGTAGCATCATTTCCAGGATTACGGTCATCCTCTCTATTATTTTGAACATCTAAACTTTCTCGTGTCAGGTTAATAAGTTCTTGTAATTCTGATTGTAAAGCCAGTAAAGATTCACGTTCACCGATCTCTTGAGTCGCTTGTAGTGCTTGTTTGACCACACTGAGCTAGAAAACCAGTAAAACTAATTCAATGTCCTTAGATATTCTatttaaactttgtttgtttcatTATGTACCTGATCTTCATATTGACTTATAGATAATGTTAAATCttccatatttttaatatttaacaggagtaaattagatttttataagcattaaaatgaaatagattaaatatttcatgaaaaaaaCGTCTTTACAGGATTATTTATACTCAAAAAAGGTTTAGtaaagcttattttaaaatgagtaaTCAATACATTTTCTACTGTGTTAAGTTTGACATATTTacgatattttcatttttcaagCTCGTTTCAGttcttttttcttaatatattggACGCGTTCATTGGTCATGTTACTATTTttcattagaaaatttaaatgcatattatttttgtatgaaattttaaatcgaattgtataaataaatatgtttaacaaataaaattaaaaaaatatatatatatatttttttacacattttaattaaaacgctgAGCGTATCAAAACGTaatggttataaaatatttggcgTGTGTTGGTACAGGCcagaaacgaaatatatattatattaagaaaataacaataaaaaaaattataattcagtaatattgtaactttttttcaaGTGTTTCATTATCATTCTACCCTTCTTTACAATTTCGCATTTAGAAAcgggttaaaataaaatactcgtaTAGTTTTCattggaattattaatataattaataatataatttacttacataattctgtatatacaatgtaatgtgatattttaatgataatttttaattataaaatagttatactaTTTATCTACAaacaagttatatttaaaatccaaAAAGAAACATGTAACACTATGAAGTATTCATTTAgtttttgtgttataataattatattttatattatagatgctcttagctatttttattaaaaaaaagaaaaaagtttataaCCTCTATAATCAAGatgaatataatacaaatatatggaagatataaaatgtttttgacattttttacaaatttatatgtaactagTTGTCAATTgataagatagatagatagagaaTTAAGAAAAGGGAATTTGAAGCAACAGATGGACAGccagttacttttgcattttcagtattagtatagattaatgcattcataatttaaaaacttacttacttaggttacaatttcttaatatattatttttaatatttcatttttctgAACACATTCTATACTATTCCTAAATAA
This genomic window from Vanessa tameamea isolate UH-Manoa-2023 chromosome 5, ilVanTame1 primary haplotype, whole genome shotgun sequence contains:
- the LOC113392503 gene encoding zinc finger CCCH-type with G patch domain-containing protein isoform X1, giving the protein MEDLTLSISQYEDQLSVVKQALQATQEIGERESLLALQSELQELINLTRESLDVQNNREDDRNPGNDATNTNGLDDEYALFMKEMAETGAYEENKDSQDKPENSGQNESTDSNSDIEDELSSLLGMKCAVYHTHTWGGKPSLHNAMVSSVVPRQDDDQFNDLQVKVLFTHPTHAEMLPCPFYLNGDCKFSDDQCRYSHGAVVKLSDLKEAIEPNYNSVKIGSRILLKLKPPDDEDMSTAKKSTEKYHLWHIAIVKGVDIEKKSCVVKLEHGVKTGEKRKTMSDEHHVMFEEIFPLSIDGDEDTDSDDSLSDTEYPESKTMRVDCDNKALIIEKSLQNNAPAMGGWEQYTRGMGSKIMLSMGYVPGTGLGAASDGRLQPVEARSVQPGRSLDHCMELSEKNAGKDPLKVEQKLKKLQKREEERNKRAYEREKEREKRNVFNFLNNTLGDKPEKTEQLITATSVEIKQSTSKDLNIEKFKLEEDCRKIENEILKLQSTLPKYPQGTSGHRSISIQIAEKNKDLNLMRNKEKQIVKEQKQRKDTQKMTVF
- the LOC113392503 gene encoding zinc finger CCCH-type with G patch domain-containing protein isoform X2; this translates as MKEMAETGAYEENKDSQDKPENSGQNESTDSNSDIEDELSSLLGMKCAVYHTHTWGGKPSLHNAMVSSVVPRQDDDQFNDLQVKVLFTHPTHAEMLPCPFYLNGDCKFSDDQCRYSHGAVVKLSDLKEAIEPNYNSVKIGSRILLKLKPPDDEDMSTAKKSTEKYHLWHIAIVKGVDIEKKSCVVKLEHGVKTGEKRKTMSDEHHVMFEEIFPLSIDGDEDTDSDDSLSDTEYPESKTMRVDCDNKALIIEKSLQNNAPAMGGWEQYTRGMGSKIMLSMGYVPGTGLGAASDGRLQPVEARSVQPGRSLDHCMELSEKNAGKDPLKVEQKLKKLQKREEERNKRAYEREKEREKRNVFNFLNNTLGDKPEKTEQLITATSVEIKQSTSKDLNIEKFKLEEDCRKIENEILKLQSTLPKYPQGTSGHRSISIQIAEKNKDLNLMRNKEKQIVKEQKQRKDTQKMTVF